A single Sylvia atricapilla isolate bSylAtr1 chromosome 11, bSylAtr1.pri, whole genome shotgun sequence DNA region contains:
- the NOL8 gene encoding nucleolar protein 8 isoform X2 gives MEKEQVFKRLYVGGLGHAVSRAELEERFGKFGRVLESEIITRKDDQGNPMKTFAYISVNISDADLRKCMSILNKTKWKGGTLQIELAKESFLHRLATEREEAKLQKEKPQKNDQMCLLESLKKTGVVDFHMRAVPGTEVPDHKKWVVGKFGRVLPILHLRNQQKNKVMKYDPSKYCHNLRKLEADLSHAAPVSQLTWSLGGGDDSTTRKRPGEFPAMKEPLKKRRQLGREALNGAALASGCQKPHPEHTDSSQLSQRSNPKPSEDLELPPARRLDGKMSGRGLLSDQSSGGGVTAKNSTSVSDSDIDSEEEIRAMVKKETERQKAENVETESEHLEIVGDNFELKYSSHWSLNNLDAMKKATKGSNKETVECDNGYDSADTDEIIAESKGDSKQEKVKNKEILAKKKSCLVNGSTLTTCSLKEEHTERKGKKKKSRIAALQSIAANSTTETCDSDTSCSESEKGESEISSEYESTMQNCYRLDLTLDDLKALATENTETSAEESGSEQSPCQSSIVDKPKDNTVNKPKLSKFHPAKKPEKPPICPEDVLADILAGEEDAVEESSKGQNNSHLKYQPFRGMGSLCVKELSKDSTGLKKKSFESLGLEACTSYCGEESSKNQPKNHSLCSPEVSNKKRHKVPCEQHEELSAAALSAGQRLQPGSRPHLQGKNKGVSSLQDQNLEHGAAAAGTDQGGGSSEMDSDAAGAQECVKQLLKSPKLPSRTLKMNRSKKNPECEGNKGGNENTSLPEDKELCLHAAASKEPSTIEKQLQDNQRRLAALEERHRERELQKKLIQGALSNLDRQPAGKHKHIIFDSDVEDEAEVDAMLKKDANLGNMHGEDKSAPKPSGRLFDSSDDEQEETDDERFKIKPQFEGKAGEKLLQLQSRFGTDERFRMDERFLESDSEEEAETESLKADEEEELAAEKKKNLQILGSLLNINLDQPKPHKTAMSVKKFKDINTLRYDPTREDHAVFERKPNTPQKESKAKRKKKEESEALPQVSEEVYYDIAADFKDLFGSSKNKPEKTEEIPWDKEDVQDSAPADRLGALPENDVAQESSAFKFSFFGDTEELGIKQEPYVLETIKPVKVTWQEDPRFQDSSSEGDDEPETSEIEKDEEMFLSLPRTENARAFFFSKDDDRLREGPKLFCRSTDLSEEKESWEDKRRLLLEECRKKHKDAKRKVRAKK, from the exons ATGGAGAAGGAACAGGTTTTCAAACGTTTGTATGTTGGAGGGCTTGGCCATGCGGTttccagggctgagctggaagaaAGATTTGGCAAGTTTGGGCGTGTTTTGGAGTCAGAGATTATTACCAGAAAAGATGATCAGG GGAATCCGATGAAAACTTTCGCTTACATCAGTGTTAACATTTCTGATGCAGATCTGAGAAAGT GCATgtcaattttaaataaaacaaaatggaaaggGGGGACACTGCAAATAGAGTTGGCCAAAGAAAGCTTTTTGCACAG GCTGGCCACAGAGAGGGAGGAGGCAAagttgcagaaagaaaaaccacagaaaaatgaCCAAATGTGTCTGCTAGAATCACTAAAAAAGACAGGAGTTGTGGACTTCCACATGAGAGCAGTACCAGGTACAGAGGTGCCAGATCATAAG aaatggGTTGTTGGAAAATTTGGCAGAGTCTTGCCTATCCTGCACTTGAGGaatcaacaaaaaaataaa GTGATGAAATATGACCCCTCCAAGTATTGCCACAACCTGAGGAAGCTGGAGGCAGACCTGTCCCACGCAGCCCCTGTATCCCAGCTCACCTGGAGCCTGGGAGGGGGAGATGACAGCACGACCAGGAAGCGCCCAGGGGAATTCCCTGCAATGAAGGAACCGCTGAAGAAACggaggcagctgggcagagAGGCCCTgaatggagcagctctggcctCTGGGTGCCAAAAACCACATCCAGAACACACAGACTCGTCACAGCTCAGCCAAAGATCAAACCCCAAACCTAGTGAGGATCTGGAATTGCCTCCGGCAAGGAGACTGGATGGGAAAATGTCAGGGAGAGGTTTATTATCGGATCAAAGCAGTGGTGGTGGAGTTACAGCCAAAAACAGCACCAGTGTTTCTGATAGTGACATTGATTCTGAAGAGGAGATCAGAGCAATGGtaaagaaagagacagaaagacagaaagctgaaaatgttGAGACTGAAAGTGAGCACTTGGAAATTGTTGGGgataattttgaattaaaatacaGTAGCCACTGGTCCTTAAACAATTTGGATGCCATGAAGAAAGCTACCAAAGGAAGTAACAAAGAGACAGTAGAGTGTGATAATGGTTATGATTCGGCAGATACAGATGAAATTATTGCTGAAAGTAAAGGAGACTCTAAacaggagaaggtgaaaaataaagaaatattagcaaaaaaaaaaagttgtttggtAAATGGGTCCACACTGACAACTTGCAGTTTAAAAGAAgaacacactgaaagaaaagggaaaaagaaaaaatccagaattGCTGCTTTGCAGAGTATAGCAGCCAACAGTACAACAGAGACATGTGATAGTGACACCTCTTGTTCAGAGTCTGAGAAAGGGGAGTCTGAAATCAGCTCTGAATATGAGTCCACAATGCAAAACTGTTACCGCTTAGACCTCACCTTGGATGACTTAAAAGCACTGGCTACAGAAAACACTGAGACCTCTGCAGAGGAGTCAGGCAGTGAACAGAGTCCTTGTCAATCCAGCATTGTAGATAAACCCAAGGATAACACTGTAAATAAACCAAAACTTTCTAAATTTCACcctgcaaaaaaacctgaaaaacccCCCATCTGTCCTGAAGATGTGCTGGCTGATATTTTAGCAGGGGAGGAGGATGCTGTTGAGGAAAGCTCCAAGGGACAAAATAATTCACATTTGAAATATCAGCCCTTCAGAGGAATGGGGTCCCTTTGTGTAAAAGAGTTAAGTAAGGACAGCACTGGGTTAAAGAAGAAGTCTTTTGAAAGTTTGGGACTTGAAGCTTGTACATCTTACTGTGGGGAGGAGTCATCTAAAAATCAGCCTAAGAATCATTCCTTGTGTTCACCTGAAGTCAGCAACAAAAAGAGACACAAAGTGCCTTGTGAACAGCATGAGGAACTGTCGGCTGCTGCCCTCTCAGCAGGCCAGAGACTTCAGCCTGGTTCCAGGCCTCATTTGCAAGGGAAGAACAAAGGTGTTAGTTCTCTACAAGACCAAAATTTGGagcatggagctgctgctgccggtACTGATCAGGGTGGCGGGAGCAGTGAAATGGACAGTGATGCTGCAGGGGCCCAGGAATGTGTTAAACAGCTGCTGAAGAGCCCAAAACTGCCTTCCAGAACATTAAAGAtgaacagaagcaaaaaaaatccagaatgtGAAGGTAATAAAGGTGGGAATGAGAACACAAGCCTTCCAGAAGATAAGGAGCTTTGTCTTCATGCTGCTGCCTCAAAGGAACCCAGCACAATAGAGAAACAGCTCCAGGACAACCAGAGGAGGCTGGCAGCTCTGgaagagagacacagagagagggaaTTACAGAAGAAACTCATTCAAGGAGCTCTTTCAAATCTG GATAGGCAGCCAGCAGGAAAGCACAAACACATCATATTCGATTCCGATGTGGAAGACGAAGCTGAAGTGGATGCGATGTTGAAAAAAGATGCAAATTTGGGAAATATGCATGGAGAA GATAAGTCAGCTCCCAAACCTTCGGGCCGACTGTTTGACAGCAGTGACGATGAACAAGAAGAAACAGACGATGAGCGATTCAAAATTAAGCCCCAGTTTGAAGGCAAAGCTGGTGAAAAA ctgctgcagctgcagtccCGCTTTGGCACTGATGAAAGGTTCCGCATGGATGAAAGGTTCCTTGAGAGTGACAGTGAGGAGGAAG cagagaCCGAAAGCCTGAAAGCAGATGAAGAAGAGGAGcttgctgcagagaaaaagaaaaatctgcaaatacTGGGAAGCCTCCTGAATATCAACCTGGACCAGCCCAAGCCACATAAAACAGCCATGAGTGTGAAGAAATTCAA AGATATTAATACCCTCCGTTATGATCCAACACGAGAGGACCATGCAGTTTTTGAAAGGAAACCAAATACTCCACAGAAGGAGAG TAAAgccaaaaggaagaagaaagaagagagtgAGGCACTTCCTCAAGTGTCTGAAGAAGTCTATTACGATATTGCTGCTGATTTCAAAGACTTGTTTGGATCTTCAAagaacaaaccagaaaagaCTGAGGAAATACCCTGGGACAAAGAGGATGTGCAGGACTCTGCCCCAGCTGACCGTTTGGGTGCTTTGCCTGAGAATGACGTAGCTCAGGAGTCAAGTGCTttcaagttttccttctttggaGACACAGAGGAGTTGGGCATCAAACAAG AGCCTTATGTActtgaaacaataaaaccagtAAAAGTCACATGGCAAGAGGATCCACGTTTCCAAGACAGCAGTTCTGAGGGTGATGATGAGCCTGAGACGTCAGAAATTGAAAAGGACGAAGAAAT GTTTCTTTCTTTACCACGCACAGAAAATGCCAGAGCTTTCTTCTTCTCCAAAGATGATGACCGCCTAAGAG AGGGCCCAAAGTTATTTTGTAGATCAACGGAcctcagtgaagaaaaagagagttGGGAAGA
- the NOL8 gene encoding nucleolar protein 8 isoform X1 yields the protein MVTTRERILCRIQPVPKALSLLKALGSFQSLTQTNVMKYDPSKYCHNLRKLEADLSHAAPVSQLTWSLGGGDDSTTRKRPGEFPAMKEPLKKRRQLGREALNGAALASGCQKPHPEHTDSSQLSQRSNPKPSEDLELPPARRLDGKMSGRGLLSDQSSGGGVTAKNSTSVSDSDIDSEEEIRAMVKKETERQKAENVETESEHLEIVGDNFELKYSSHWSLNNLDAMKKATKGSNKETVECDNGYDSADTDEIIAESKGDSKQEKVKNKEILAKKKSCLVNGSTLTTCSLKEEHTERKGKKKKSRIAALQSIAANSTTETCDSDTSCSESEKGESEISSEYESTMQNCYRLDLTLDDLKALATENTETSAEESGSEQSPCQSSIVDKPKDNTVNKPKLSKFHPAKKPEKPPICPEDVLADILAGEEDAVEESSKGQNNSHLKYQPFRGMGSLCVKELSKDSTGLKKKSFESLGLEACTSYCGEESSKNQPKNHSLCSPEVSNKKRHKVPCEQHEELSAAALSAGQRLQPGSRPHLQGKNKGVSSLQDQNLEHGAAAAGTDQGGGSSEMDSDAAGAQECVKQLLKSPKLPSRTLKMNRSKKNPECEGNKGGNENTSLPEDKELCLHAAASKEPSTIEKQLQDNQRRLAALEERHRERELQKKLIQGALSNLDRQPAGKHKHIIFDSDVEDEAEVDAMLKKDANLGNMHGEDKSAPKPSGRLFDSSDDEQEETDDERFKIKPQFEGKAGEKLLQLQSRFGTDERFRMDERFLESDSEEEETESLKADEEEELAAEKKKNLQILGSLLNINLDQPKPHKTAMSVKKFKDINTLRYDPTREDHAVFERKPNTPQKESKAKRKKKEESEALPQVSEEVYYDIAADFKDLFGSSKNKPEKTEEIPWDKEDVQDSAPADRLGALPENDVAQESSAFKFSFFGDTEELGIKQEPYVLETIKPVKVTWQEDPRFQDSSSEGDDEPETSEIEKDEEMQVPFVFVFYLAVVVGCCGSINSSTQQMGN from the exons ATGGTCACGACACGGGAAAGGATTCTTTGCAGAATTCAGCCTGTTCCTAAAGCCCTGAGTCTCCTGAAAGCACTGGGATCTTTCCAGTCCTTAACTCAGACTAACGTGATGAAATATGACCCCTCCAAGTATTGCCACAACCTGAGGAAGCTGGAGGCAGACCTGTCCCACGCAGCCCCTGTATCCCAGCTCACCTGGAGCCTGGGAGGGGGAGATGACAGCACGACCAGGAAGCGCCCAGGGGAATTCCCTGCAATGAAGGAACCGCTGAAGAAACggaggcagctgggcagagAGGCCCTgaatggagcagctctggcctCTGGGTGCCAAAAACCACATCCAGAACACACAGACTCGTCACAGCTCAGCCAAAGATCAAACCCCAAACCTAGTGAGGATCTGGAATTGCCTCCGGCAAGGAGACTGGATGGGAAAATGTCAGGGAGAGGTTTATTATCGGATCAAAGCAGTGGTGGTGGAGTTACAGCCAAAAACAGCACCAGTGTTTCTGATAGTGACATTGATTCTGAAGAGGAGATCAGAGCAATGGtaaagaaagagacagaaagacagaaagctgaaaatgttGAGACTGAAAGTGAGCACTTGGAAATTGTTGGGgataattttgaattaaaatacaGTAGCCACTGGTCCTTAAACAATTTGGATGCCATGAAGAAAGCTACCAAAGGAAGTAACAAAGAGACAGTAGAGTGTGATAATGGTTATGATTCGGCAGATACAGATGAAATTATTGCTGAAAGTAAAGGAGACTCTAAacaggagaaggtgaaaaataaagaaatattagcaaaaaaaaaaagttgtttggtAAATGGGTCCACACTGACAACTTGCAGTTTAAAAGAAgaacacactgaaagaaaagggaaaaagaaaaaatccagaattGCTGCTTTGCAGAGTATAGCAGCCAACAGTACAACAGAGACATGTGATAGTGACACCTCTTGTTCAGAGTCTGAGAAAGGGGAGTCTGAAATCAGCTCTGAATATGAGTCCACAATGCAAAACTGTTACCGCTTAGACCTCACCTTGGATGACTTAAAAGCACTGGCTACAGAAAACACTGAGACCTCTGCAGAGGAGTCAGGCAGTGAACAGAGTCCTTGTCAATCCAGCATTGTAGATAAACCCAAGGATAACACTGTAAATAAACCAAAACTTTCTAAATTTCACcctgcaaaaaaacctgaaaaacccCCCATCTGTCCTGAAGATGTGCTGGCTGATATTTTAGCAGGGGAGGAGGATGCTGTTGAGGAAAGCTCCAAGGGACAAAATAATTCACATTTGAAATATCAGCCCTTCAGAGGAATGGGGTCCCTTTGTGTAAAAGAGTTAAGTAAGGACAGCACTGGGTTAAAGAAGAAGTCTTTTGAAAGTTTGGGACTTGAAGCTTGTACATCTTACTGTGGGGAGGAGTCATCTAAAAATCAGCCTAAGAATCATTCCTTGTGTTCACCTGAAGTCAGCAACAAAAAGAGACACAAAGTGCCTTGTGAACAGCATGAGGAACTGTCGGCTGCTGCCCTCTCAGCAGGCCAGAGACTTCAGCCTGGTTCCAGGCCTCATTTGCAAGGGAAGAACAAAGGTGTTAGTTCTCTACAAGACCAAAATTTGGagcatggagctgctgctgccggtACTGATCAGGGTGGCGGGAGCAGTGAAATGGACAGTGATGCTGCAGGGGCCCAGGAATGTGTTAAACAGCTGCTGAAGAGCCCAAAACTGCCTTCCAGAACATTAAAGAtgaacagaagcaaaaaaaatccagaatgtGAAGGTAATAAAGGTGGGAATGAGAACACAAGCCTTCCAGAAGATAAGGAGCTTTGTCTTCATGCTGCTGCCTCAAAGGAACCCAGCACAATAGAGAAACAGCTCCAGGACAACCAGAGGAGGCTGGCAGCTCTGgaagagagacacagagagagggaaTTACAGAAGAAACTCATTCAAGGAGCTCTTTCAAATCTG GATAGGCAGCCAGCAGGAAAGCACAAACACATCATATTCGATTCCGATGTGGAAGACGAAGCTGAAGTGGATGCGATGTTGAAAAAAGATGCAAATTTGGGAAATATGCATGGAGAA GATAAGTCAGCTCCCAAACCTTCGGGCCGACTGTTTGACAGCAGTGACGATGAACAAGAAGAAACAGACGATGAGCGATTCAAAATTAAGCCCCAGTTTGAAGGCAAAGCTGGTGAAAAA ctgctgcagctgcagtccCGCTTTGGCACTGATGAAAGGTTCCGCATGGATGAAAGGTTCCTTGAGAGTGACAGTGAGGAGGAAG agaCCGAAAGCCTGAAAGCAGATGAAGAAGAGGAGcttgctgcagagaaaaagaaaaatctgcaaatacTGGGAAGCCTCCTGAATATCAACCTGGACCAGCCCAAGCCACATAAAACAGCCATGAGTGTGAAGAAATTCAA AGATATTAATACCCTCCGTTATGATCCAACACGAGAGGACCATGCAGTTTTTGAAAGGAAACCAAATACTCCACAGAAGGAGAG TAAAgccaaaaggaagaagaaagaagagagtgAGGCACTTCCTCAAGTGTCTGAAGAAGTCTATTACGATATTGCTGCTGATTTCAAAGACTTGTTTGGATCTTCAAagaacaaaccagaaaagaCTGAGGAAATACCCTGGGACAAAGAGGATGTGCAGGACTCTGCCCCAGCTGACCGTTTGGGTGCTTTGCCTGAGAATGACGTAGCTCAGGAGTCAAGTGCTttcaagttttccttctttggaGACACAGAGGAGTTGGGCATCAAACAAG AGCCTTATGTActtgaaacaataaaaccagtAAAAGTCACATGGCAAGAGGATCCACGTTTCCAAGACAGCAGTTCTGAGGGTGATGATGAGCCTGAGACGTCAGAAATTGAAAAGGACGAAGAAATGCAAGTTccatttgtgtttgttttctacTTGGCAGTTGTAGTTGGATGCTGTGGGAGTATTAATAGCAGCACTCAGCAAATGGGAAACTGA